In Candidatus Paracaedimonas acanthamoebae, one DNA window encodes the following:
- a CDS encoding thioredoxin domain-containing protein: MKNLKIIKLSFAILLSTTTQVIGADVFSKGQKEGIEKVVEEFLLKKPEIMEKAFQKLQEKRQQEQASQNKSIISKNVDEIFTNSSDPFIGNSDGHKKLVVFMDPFCGHCRKFHKTLNMVPQDPELRDVKIIFKDLPIFGEISKLAVRSIFAAKNQGKYAEFQNAVFESNPDMTEQDIFDIAEKIGLDIDKFKVDLSSSIIEKKIAENETLASKLNIEATPTIIYGDVIIPGGPDINSLKKIFSLNPKDKN, encoded by the coding sequence ATGAAAAATTTGAAAATTATAAAATTAAGTTTTGCGATACTTTTAAGCACAACAACTCAAGTTATTGGCGCAGATGTTTTTTCAAAAGGCCAAAAAGAGGGTATTGAAAAAGTTGTTGAAGAATTTTTATTGAAAAAACCAGAAATTATGGAAAAAGCTTTTCAAAAACTCCAAGAAAAGCGCCAACAAGAACAAGCATCTCAAAATAAATCTATCATTTCAAAAAATGTGGATGAAATATTCACTAATTCTAGTGATCCATTTATTGGAAATAGTGATGGCCACAAAAAACTGGTTGTCTTCATGGATCCTTTTTGTGGACATTGTCGAAAATTTCATAAAACTTTAAATATGGTTCCTCAAGACCCAGAATTACGAGATGTAAAAATTATATTCAAAGATCTGCCAATCTTTGGGGAAATATCTAAATTAGCTGTACGATCAATCTTCGCAGCCAAAAATCAAGGGAAATATGCTGAATTCCAAAATGCAGTATTTGAATCGAACCCAGATATGACTGAACAAGATATTTTCGATATTGCAGAAAAAATAGGCTTGGACATCGATAAATTTAAAGTTGATTTATCGTCTAGCATTATCGAAAAGAAAATTGCTGAAAATGAGACTTTAGCCTCAAAACTTAACATAGAGGCAACACCGACAATAATTTATGGTGACGTTATTATTCCTGGCGGACCGGATATTAATAGCCTAAAAAAGATCTTTTCACTTAATCCTAAAGATAAAAATTAA